A part of Ursus arctos isolate Adak ecotype North America chromosome X, UrsArc2.0, whole genome shotgun sequence genomic DNA contains:
- the PGK1 gene encoding phosphoglycerate kinase 1 isoform X2 has protein sequence MSLSNKLTLDKLDVKGKRVVMRVDFNVPMKNNQITNNQRIKAAIPSIKFCLDNGAKSVVLMSHLGRPDGVPMPDKYSLEPVAVELKSLLGKDVLFLKDCVGQEVEKACANPVAGSVILLENLRFHVEEEGKGKDASGNKVKAEPAKIEAFRASLSKLGDVYVNDAFGTAHRAHSSMVGVSLPQKAGGFLMKKELNYFAKALECPERPFLAILGGAKVADKIQLINNMLDKVNEMIIGGGMAFTFLKVLNNMEIGTSLFDEEGAKIVKDLMSKAEKNGVKITLPVDFVTAEKFDENAKTGQATVASGIPAGWMGLDCGPESSKKYAEAVARAKQIVWNGPVGVFEWEAFAQGTKALMDEVVKATARGCITIIGGGDTATCCAKWNTEDKVSHVSTGGGASLELLEGKVLPGVDALSSV, from the exons agtGGACTTCAATGTTCCTATGAAGAACAACCAGATAACAAACAACCAGAG AATCAAGGCTGCCATCCCAAGCATCAAATTCTGCTTGGACAATGGAGCTAAGTCAGTTGTTCTTATGAGCCACCTGGGCCGGCCTGATGGTGTCCCCATGCCTGACAAGTACTCTTTGGAGCCAGTTGCTGTAGAACTTAAATCTCTGCTGGGCAA GGATGTTTTGTTCTTAAAGGACTGTGTGGGCCAAGAAGTGGAAAAAGCTTGTGCTAACCCAGTTGCTGGGTCTGTCATCCTGCTGGAGAACCTTCGCTTTCatgtggaggaagaagggaagggaaaagatgCTTCTGGGAATAAG gTTAAAGCTGAGCCAGCCAAAATAGAAGCCTTCCGAGCTTCACTTTCCAAGCTAGGAGATGTGTATGTCAATGATGCTTTTGGCACTGCTCACCGAGCCCACAG CTCCATGGTGGGAGTCAGTCTGCCCCAGAAGGCTGGAGGTTTCTTGATGAAGAAGGAGCTGAACTACTTTGCCAAGGCCTTGGAATGCCCAGAGCGACCCTTCCTGGCCATTCTGGGCGG AGCTAAAGTTGCAGACAAGATCCAGCTGATTAATAATATGCTGGACAAAGTCAATGAGATGATTATTGGTGGAGGAATGGCTTTTACCTTCCTGAAGGTGCTCAACAACATGGAG ATTGGCACTTCTCTATTTGATGAAGAGGGAGCCAAGATCGTCAAAGACCTGATGTCCAAAGCTGAGAAGAATGGTGTGAAAATTACTTTGCCTGTTGACTTTGTCACTGCTGAAAAGTTTGATGAGAATGCCAAGACTGGCCAAGCCACTGTGGCCTCTGGCATACCTGCTGGCTGGATG GGCTTGGACTGTGGTCCTGAGAGCAGCAAGAAGTACGCTGAGGCAGTTGCTCGGGCTAAGCAGATCGTGTGGAATGGACCTGTGGGCGTGTTTGAGTGGGAAGCTTTTGCCCAAGGAACCAAAGCCCTCATGGATGAGGTGGTGAAAGCCACTGCCAGGGGCTGCATCACCATCATAG GTGGTGGAGACACTGCCACTTGCTGTGCCAAATGGAACACAGAGGATAAAGTCAGCCATGTGAGCACTGGGGGTGGTGCCAGTTTAGAGCTCCTGGAAG GTAAAGTCCTTCCCGGGGTGGATGCTCTCAGCAGTGTTTAG
- the TAF9B gene encoding transcription initiation factor TFIID subunit 9B, with amino-acid sequence MESGKMAPPKNAPRDALVMAQILKDMGITEYEPRVINQMLEFAFRYVTTILDDAKIYSSHAKKPNVDADDVRLAIQCRADQSFTSPPPRDFLLDIARQKNQTPLPLIKPYAGPRLPPDRYCLTAPNYRLKSLIKKGPNQGRLVPRLSVGAVSSRPSTPTVATPQTVSAPSKVAPPVSVTSQRFTVQIPPSQSTPVKSVPATTAVQNVLINPSIIGPKNILITTNMVSSQNMANESNPLKRKHEDDDDDDDTM; translated from the exons GTGATGGCACAAATCCTGAAGGATATGGGAATTACGGAGTATGAACCAAGGGTTATAAATCAAATGTTGGAATTTGCTTTCC GATATGTGACTACAATCCTGGATGACGCAAAAATTTATTCAAGCCATGCTAAGAAACCTAATGTTGATGCAGATGATGTAAGACTGGCAATCCAGTGTCGCGCTGATCAATCTTTTACTTCTCCTCCTCCAAGAGAT tttttactggATATTGCAAGGCAGAAAAATCAAACCCCTTTACCACTGATTAAGCCATATGCAGGACCCAGACTGCCACCGGACAGATATTGCTTAACAGCTCCAAACTATAGGCTGAAGTCCTTAATTAAAAAG GGACCTAACCAAGGCAGACTAGTACCACGGTTAAGTGTTGGTGCTGTTAGTAGCAGACCTTCCACTCCTACTGTAG CAACCCCACAGACAGTGTCTGCCCCAAGTAAAGTTGCACCTCCAGTGTCAGTGACAAGCCAAAGATTTACGGTGCAGATTCCACCTTCTCAATCCACACCTGTCAAATCAG TTCCTGCAACAACTGCAGTTCAAAATGTTCTGATTAATCCTTCAATAATTGGGCCCAAAAATATTCTTATTACCACCAACATGGTTTCATCACAGAACATGGCCAATGAATCAAACCCATTGAAGAGAAAACacgaagatgatgatgatgatgatgatactatGTAA
- the PGK1 gene encoding phosphoglycerate kinase 1 isoform X1, whose amino-acid sequence MSLSNKLTLDKLDVKGKRVVMRVDFNVPMKNNQITNNQRIKAAIPSIKFCLDNGAKSVVLMSHLGRPDGVPMPDKYSLEPVAVELKSLLGKDVLFLKDCVGQEVEKACANPVAGSVILLENLRFHVEEEGKGKDASGNKVKAEPAKIEAFRASLSKLGDVYVNDAFGTAHRAHSSMVGVSLPQKAGGFLMKKELNYFAKALECPERPFLAILGGAKVADKIQLINNMLDKVNEMIIGGGMAFTFLKVLNNMEIGTSLFDEEGAKIVKDLMSKAEKNGVKITLPVDFVTAEKFDENAKTGQATVASGIPAGWMGLDCGPESSKKYAEAVARAKQIVWNGPVGVFEWEAFAQGTKALMDEVVKATARGCITIIGGGDTATCCAKWNTEDKVSHVSTGGGASLELLEGEILPCYSTCWGEGRLGVMQ is encoded by the exons agtGGACTTCAATGTTCCTATGAAGAACAACCAGATAACAAACAACCAGAG AATCAAGGCTGCCATCCCAAGCATCAAATTCTGCTTGGACAATGGAGCTAAGTCAGTTGTTCTTATGAGCCACCTGGGCCGGCCTGATGGTGTCCCCATGCCTGACAAGTACTCTTTGGAGCCAGTTGCTGTAGAACTTAAATCTCTGCTGGGCAA GGATGTTTTGTTCTTAAAGGACTGTGTGGGCCAAGAAGTGGAAAAAGCTTGTGCTAACCCAGTTGCTGGGTCTGTCATCCTGCTGGAGAACCTTCGCTTTCatgtggaggaagaagggaagggaaaagatgCTTCTGGGAATAAG gTTAAAGCTGAGCCAGCCAAAATAGAAGCCTTCCGAGCTTCACTTTCCAAGCTAGGAGATGTGTATGTCAATGATGCTTTTGGCACTGCTCACCGAGCCCACAG CTCCATGGTGGGAGTCAGTCTGCCCCAGAAGGCTGGAGGTTTCTTGATGAAGAAGGAGCTGAACTACTTTGCCAAGGCCTTGGAATGCCCAGAGCGACCCTTCCTGGCCATTCTGGGCGG AGCTAAAGTTGCAGACAAGATCCAGCTGATTAATAATATGCTGGACAAAGTCAATGAGATGATTATTGGTGGAGGAATGGCTTTTACCTTCCTGAAGGTGCTCAACAACATGGAG ATTGGCACTTCTCTATTTGATGAAGAGGGAGCCAAGATCGTCAAAGACCTGATGTCCAAAGCTGAGAAGAATGGTGTGAAAATTACTTTGCCTGTTGACTTTGTCACTGCTGAAAAGTTTGATGAGAATGCCAAGACTGGCCAAGCCACTGTGGCCTCTGGCATACCTGCTGGCTGGATG GGCTTGGACTGTGGTCCTGAGAGCAGCAAGAAGTACGCTGAGGCAGTTGCTCGGGCTAAGCAGATCGTGTGGAATGGACCTGTGGGCGTGTTTGAGTGGGAAGCTTTTGCCCAAGGAACCAAAGCCCTCATGGATGAGGTGGTGAAAGCCACTGCCAGGGGCTGCATCACCATCATAG GTGGTGGAGACACTGCCACTTGCTGTGCCAAATGGAACACAGAGGATAAAGTCAGCCATGTGAGCACTGGGGGTGGTGCCAGTTTAGAGCTCCTGGAAGGTGAGATTCTTCCCTGTTACTCGACTTGTTGGGGGGAAGGAAGGTTGGGGGTTATGCAGTGA